From the Buteo buteo chromosome 1, bButBut1.hap1.1, whole genome shotgun sequence genome, one window contains:
- the HSPA12B gene encoding heat shock 70 kDa protein 12B, with translation MAMLLEPGMQSLRMGANGERCPTPSPPGSPGTLHDSCSIAPLTPSQSPRSEARSQQTASFAVVVAIDFGTTSSGYAFSFSSDPEAIHMMRKWEGGDPGVANQKTPTSLLLTPEGIFHSFGYTARDYYHDLDPEEARDWLYFEKFKMKIHSTSDLTMKTELEAVNGKKMQALEVFAHALRFFKQHAVQELKDQCPSLPERDAIRWVITVPAIWKQPAKQFMREAAYKAGLVSPENPEQLLIALEPEAASIYCRKLRLHQLIDLSCKPPANGLAPDHSIDSSFRQAREQLRRSRHSRTFLVESGVGELWSEMQAGDRYIVADCGGGTVDLTVHQIEKPQGTLKELYKASGGPYGAVGVDLAFEKLLCHIFGEDFIATFKAKRPAAWVDLTIAFEARKRAAAPSRASPLNISLPFSFIDFYRKHRGQNVETALKKSNVNFVKWSSQGMLRMSSEAMSELFQPTISQIIKHIDDLLKKPEVQGIKFLFLVGGFAESAMLQHAVQAAFGPTCRVIIPQDVGLTILKGAVLFGLDPTIVRVRRSPLTYGVGVLNKFVEGKHPREKLLVKEGKNWCTDIFEKFVSVDQSVALGEVVQRSYCPARPGQRKTIINIYCCATDDVVYITDPGVRKCGTISLELEALGDAGSPARGRREIRASMQFGDTEIKVTAMDIRTSKTVRATIDFLSN, from the exons ATGGCGATGCTCTTGGAGCCCGGGATGCAGAGTCTCCGGATGG GTGCCAACGGCGAGCGGTGCCCCACGCCGTCCCCTCCTGGCTCCCCGGGGACGCTCCACGACAGTTGCAGCATCGCCCCGCTGACGCCCTCCCAGTCACCG AGGAGCGAGGCTCGCTCCCAGCAAACTGCCTCCTTCGCCGTGGTGGTGGCCATCGACTTCGGCACCACATCCAGCGGCTACGCCTTCAGCTTCTCCAGCGACCCCGAGGCCATCCACATGATGAG GAAATGGGAAGGAGGGGACCCGGGGGTGGCCAACCAGAAGACCCCCACCAGCCTCCTGCTGACACCGGAGGGCATCTTCCACAGCTTTGGCTACACTGCCAGGGACTACTACCACGACCTGGACCCCGAGGAAGCCCGCGACTGGCTGTACTTTGAGAAATTTAAGATGAAGATTCACAGCACCAGC GACCTCACCATGAAAACTGAACTAGAAGCTGTCAACGGGAAGAAAATGCAAGCACTGGAGGTGTTTGCCCACGCACTCCGCTTCTTCAAGCAGCACGCCGTGCAG GAGCTGAAGGACCAGTGCCCGTCCCTGCCCGAGAGAGATGCCATCCGCTGGGTGATCACCGTGCCCGCCATCTGGAAGCAGCCGGCCAAGCAGTTCATGCGAGAGGCTGCCTACAAG GCCGGTCTGGTGTCCCCAGAGAATCCGGAGCAGCTGCTGATCGCGCTGGAGCCCGAAGCCGCTTCCATTTATTGCAGGAAACTTCGCCTCCACCAGCTGATCGACCTGAGCTGCAAACCCCCGGCCAACGGGCTGGCGCCGGACCACTCCATCGACTCCAGTTTTCGGCAGG CCCGAGAGCAGCTCCGGCGGTCCCGGCACAGCCGTACCTTCCTGGTGGAGTCAGGAGTGGGGGAGCTCTGGTCGGAAATGCAGGCAG gtgACCGCTACATCGTGGCGGACTGCGGCGGCGGGACGGTGGACCTCACCGTGCACCAGATCGAGAAGCCGCAGGGGACGCTGAAGGAGCTGTACAAAGCCTCAG GGGGTCCCTACGGGGCCGTgggggtagacctggccttcGAGAAGCTGCTGTGCCACATTTTCGGGGAGGATTTCATCGCCACCTTCAAGGCCAAGCGTCCCGCCGCCTGGGTGGACCTGACCATCGCCTTCGAGGCCCGCAAGCGGGCGGCAGCCCCCTCCCGCGCCAGCCCCCTCAACATCTCCCTGCCCTTCTCCTTCATCGACTTCTACCGCAAGCACCGGGGCCAGAACGTGGAGACGGCGCTCAAGAAGAGCAA cgtCAACTTTGTGAAGTGGTCGTCCCAAGGGATGCTGCGGATGTCCTCGGAGGCCATGAGCGAGCTCTTCCAGCCCACCATCAGCCAGATCATCAAACACATCG ACGACCTCCTGAAGAAGCCGGAGGTCCAAGGCATCAAGTTCCTCTTCCTGGTGGGGGGCTTCGCGGAGTCGGCCATGCTGCAGCACGCCGTCCAGGCAGCCTTCGGCCCCACCTGCCGCGTCATCATCCCCCAAGACGTGGGGCTGACCATCCTCAAAGGGGCTGTGCTCTTCGGCCTCGACCCCACCATCGTCCGCGTCCGCCGCTCCCCCCTGACCTACGGCGTGGGGGTGCTCAACAAGTTCGTGGAGGGGAAGCACCCGCGGGAGAAGCTGTTGGTGAAGGAGGGCAAGAACTGGTGCACCGACATCTTTGAGAAGTTCGTCTCCGTCGACCAGTCCGTGGCACTGGGGGAGGTGGTCCAGCGCAGCTactgcccggcccggccgggccaGCGCAAGACCATCATCAACATCTACTGCTGTGCCACCGACGACGTGGTCTACATCACCGACCCCGGCGTGCGTAAGTGCGGCACCATCAGCCTGGAGCTGGAGGCACTGGGCGATGCCGGCAGCCCGGCCCGTGGCCGACGCGAGATCCGTGCCAGCATGCAATTCGGGGACACGGAGATCAAGGTCACCGCCATGGACATCCGCACCTCCAAGACGGTCCGAGCCACCATTGATTTCCTCTCCAACTGA